ATGGAGCATTCTGAAGTGCCTTGCACGTTCATGACCATGGCAAATCACTCTATGAACCAGGTGTTCATCCGCTCCATCAACACCACGCTCACGTCGATCATCCCGGTATTCGCCATGCTGCTGTTCGGTAGCGAAACGCTGCAGGACTTCGCGTTCGCCATGGTAATCGGCCTGCTCGCCGGTGCGTATTCGTCCATCGCCATCGCCTGCCCGCTGTTCGCCATTTGGAAGTCTCGCGAGGAAAAGAACGTGAACCTCACGAAGAAGTACGGCAACGAGGTCGGTCGCTTTGCCACGTCGCGTGGCTCGCTTACCTATGCTGCTCCCGAAAAGGAAGCGGAAGCGGCGAAGCCCGCTGTGGCCGTAGCCGAAAAGGAAGCTTCCGCTCAGCCGAAGCAGCAGGAGCAGGCCGAGCAGAAATCCGCAGCGCAGATTGCCAAGGAAAAGCGTGCGGCTGCGCGTAAACAGGCGAAGAAAAAGAAGACGCATGAGGCTGCTCAGCCTGAGATTCGCATCGTCGATCGCGAGAAATTCGAAGAGGCGTCCGAGGAGGCTGCGAAGCATACGTCGGAGGGCGCTGAAGAGTAGTCGCTCTTTACGTGGGTCTCTTGAACCGGGCTGGGGTGTACCTGGCCCGGTTTTTTCGTGCCCGCATTACGAGGCCGCAACGGAATTCTTCCTTTGCTGTGGTGCCGCCGCGTGCGCGAGCCGTAGGGGCTGGCAAGGCGCTACTATGGTAGTTGCAATTACGAATACGACCGCGCTATGGCGCGTGAAAGGATAGGGTTATGAGGACTGGAAGCGCACCGAATTTTGCCCCGCCCGAGCAGGAGGGTACGGTCTTTACGTTCGAGGACGAGAAGGGCGAGCAGGTTAACCTGGAGTTCCTGGGCCTCATTCTCATGAACGAGGCTCGTTATGGCTTCTTCTTCCCCGTTACGGAAGACGAGCCCGCATTGTCTTCGGGCGAGATTCTGGTTATGGAAGTCACCGAACTTGACGAAGAGGGCCAGCCCCTGGCATTCGAGCTCGTCACCGAGGAGGATACGGCCATCGCCGCCTATAACGAGTTCAAGATTGCCGCGAAGGACCTGTACGACTTCGAATAGGGCATGAAGTTGGAAGGCCTGGATGGGCCCCGCCTGGCATGTGCCAGTTTGGGGTCATCCAGGCCTTTTCTATTTCATTGGGTTGTGGGGCTATAGCCCTGCCACGCGCATCGCGATAACTGCAACGACGAGGCACGCTACGGCGATTGCCCCGCGCGCGTCGACGCTCGTGAATGCGAGTGGCTTCAGCTTCGTGCGGCCTTCTGCGCCGTGGTAGCAGCGCGCGTCCATGGCCGCGGAAAGCGTTTCAGCATGACGAAACGCGCTGGTAAACAGCGGGATCATGAGGCTTGTCAGGCTCGAGATGCCACCCCTCAGTGGGCTGGTGGCAAGCTTCGCTCCGCGCGAGAGCTGGGCGGCGCGAATGGTGTGTAGCTCGGTAACGAACTGCGGCACGAAGCGCAATGCAATGCCCATGATCATGCTGAACTCATGGGCGGGGAAGCCTATGCGGCGCAGCGGCGCCAGAACCGCTTCGATGCCGTCGGTAAGGTCGAGTGTGGTGGTGGTAAGCGTGAGCAGGCTGGCGTCAATGAGCAGCAGCGTAAGGCGAATGCCCAGGAATACGGCGTTGTGTATGCCTGCTTGGCTGATCTGCAGTGGGCCTGCGGTAACGTAGACCGTGCCGCCTTGCACGAAGAAGACGTTGAGCAGGGCCGTGATGATCACGATGAAGAACAGCGGCCCGATGGAGCGCACGGCCTGGGGCAGGGGAATGCGCGCGATAAGGATGCATGCAAGCAGAAATGCCGCGCAAAGGCCCAATGCGGCGTATGAGCTGGCGCAGAAGATGGCCACCATCACGAGCACCACGAACGTAAGCTTGGCGCGCGAATCCATGCGATGCAGGGGGCTTTCGCCCGACCAGTATTTGCCGAACAGCGCCCTATTCATGGGCTGCCTCGTAGAGCGATGCGATGGCGTCTGCAAGCTCGGCGGCCGTGTAGAGCCCATTATGTGCGGGCAATGCCACGCCTTCGCTGGCTAGGGTGTTTGCCAAGTGCTGCGCTGCGGGCACTCCCAGGCCGATTCCCTTGCAGGCTTCCGCATCAGCGAATACCTCATCGGGCGTGCCGAGCGCGAATTCTTCGCCGCGATTTAGAATGAGGATGCGGTCGCAGAAACGGGCCAGGTCGTCCATGTCGTGCGACACCATGACCACGGTAAGGCCCTCGTTGTGGTGCAGGCGCTGGATGAATGCAAGGAATTCCTCGCGTGCGTGAGGGTCCAGGCCCGCTACGGGCTCGTCTAGGATGAGCGTCTTCGGTTGCATGGCAAGTACGCCCGCAAAGGCAACGCGACGCTGCTGACCTCCCGAAAGCTCGAAGGGACTTATGTCGCGTAGTTGCTCGGGGTCGAGTTCGACGAGTTTCATGGCCTCGGCGTAGCGACGTTCGACTTCCTCGCCGGAAAGGCCCATGTTACGCGGACCGAAGGCTACGTCCTCGAATACCGTTGCGGCGAACAGCTGATGCTCGGGATACTGGAAGACCACGCCTACGTGCGAGCGCGCTTTTGTGGCGGCGTTCTTTTCCGAAATGTCCACGCCATCGACCAGCACGTAGCCACGCGAGGGCTGCAGCAGCCCGTTCATATGCTGAATGAGCGTGCTCTTGCCGCTGCCAGTGTGCCCGGCGATGCCGAAGAACTCGCCGTCGTTCAGGGTGAAGCTCACGTTGTGAAGCGCCCAATAGGCCGAGGGCGCATTGCCCCAGTCGGCGGGTACCTCGGCGGGCTCGTTGCGCTTCTTGCGCGCGCGTTTCCCTTCGGCGGTACGGTACGTATAGCTGACGTTCTGGAATTCGATCATGCCTGGCCGCCTTCCCCCGCGAGCAGCGCGCGTACCTCGCGTGCGAGCTCTTCTTCGGACATGCACACGGGTACGGGTACGCCGCGTTTCTGGAGCAGAAGGCTCATATGCGCTGCGAAGGGCGTGTCCAGATGCAGATGCGCTAGCTTGTCTATCTGGGAAAACACTTGGCTTGGCGTGCCGGAAAGAGCAACGGTGCCTGCCTCCATCACGAATACGCGATCGGCTTGCGCGGCTTCTTCCATGAAGTGGGTGATCATGATGACCGTCATGCCCTCGTCGTTCAGCTCGTGCGCCACGCGCAGCAGGCCCGCACGACCGCGCGGGTCGAGCATGGCGCTTGCTTCGTCGAGGATGAGGATGCGTGGTTGCATGGCGAGCACGCCGGCAATGGCCACGCGTTGTTTCTGCCCGCCCGAAAGGGCCGTGGTCTCGCGGAGCTCGAAGCCCTGCAGGCCCACGCGTTCAAGCGCTTGGGTTACGCGTTCACGTAGTTCGGGATTGGGAATGCCCAGATTTTCCGGGCCAAAGGCAACGTCGTCCTCGATGAGGCTGGCTACCAACTGATCGTCGGGATTCTGGAATACCATGCCCGCCTTGCTGCGGATGAAGTACGTTTCCTGGGCGTCGGACGTGGCGCGACCCAGGACGTGCACCGAGCCCGAATCGGGTGCGAGCAGGGCGTTGACGTGCTTGGCGAGCGTGCTCTTGCCGCTGCCATTGCCACCCAGGATGGCAATGAACTCACCCTCTTGGATTGCGAGGTCGATGCCATTTAGGACCAGGCGTTCGCCGTCGTACGTGAACGTGGCCTCCTGAAAGTCGACTATGGGGCAGGACTGGCTAGTGGCCATAGCTATCGGCCTTTCACCTGGCTCTTCTTAGGCGTGATGAGGTTGCTGATGGACTTGTAGACCACCAAGGTGAGCACCGAGTTGATAACGCTCTTCGCAATGTTGAACGGCAGGAGCGCGGGCAGGATCAGGCCGGCAACCGCTTCCAGGGGCATGCCCAGGTAGAACGGATCGATGATCAGGTTCGACACGATGGCGGCAGCAGTCATGCAGACGATGCCCACGAGCAGGCCGATAACGGCGCCGGCAAACGTATGCTTGCGGGCGTAGATGGCGGCGCTGGGGCCAACCATGGCGATGATGACGATGACGTTCATGAGGCCGCCTACCCAGTCGCCCATGATCATGGCGTGGATAAGCGCGCTTACGATGCCCACGACGATACCGGCTACGGGGCCGTATGCGAAGCCGCTCACCATGGCGGGCATGGCGGAGGCGTCGAATTTCAGCCAGGTGATGCCGGGGATGATAGGGAATTCGATGAAGCTCAGGATCACGCTGATGGCGCACATGAGGGCCATGATTACGAGTTCCTTCGTCTCCCAGCGGTTGGTGTTCTGCATCGTAGGCATGCGGTCTTCTTTCCCTGTGAATGCTTATGATTCGCAAGCGCTCATTATAGCGTAGCCATATGCAGGCATTGGATAGGGAGCGCCTGCCTCCGCATACGACACGGAATGTGCGCTTTATCATGATGGGGTGCGCGAATGGCCGTAAACACGTATACTTTTGACCTGTTATGGATATTATCGCGATACTCAACCAAATTGATGCATTCGTATGGGGGCCGGTCATGATCTGCCTGCTCCTCGGGTCGCATCTTTTCCTGTCGTTCCGTACGGGGTTCATTCAGCGCAAGCTTCCCACGGCCATTAGGCTTTCGGTTGCCCAAGATGAAGACGCTGAAGGCGACGTGAGCCAGTTCGGCGCTCTTGCCACGGCACTTGCCGCAACGGTGGGCACGGGTTCCATCGTGGGCGTTGCCACGGCCATTCTGGCGGGCGGCCCGGGTGCCGTGTTCTGGATGTGGATCACGGGCGTCTTCGGCATGGCAACCAAGTACACGGAAGTCTACGCGGCCGTGAAGTACCGCGTGAAGGATTCCCGTGGGGAAATGCTTGGCGGTGCCATGTATGCCTGGGAGCGCGCGTTCAAGCGCCCCGACGGCACCACGCCTCGCTGGGCGCATGCGGGCGCCGTTTTGTTCTGCCTGTTCGCCATTGTCGCTACGCTGGGCACGGGTAGTGCCGTGCAGTCTGCGGCTATGACGGGCATCATCGAGTCGAGCTTCCCTGGCGTGCCCGCAGCGGCAATCGCCATCATCATCGCGCTGTGCGTGGCACTCGTCATCTTCGGTGGCGTGAAGTCCATCGCGCGCGTGTGCGAAAAGCTCGTTCCCATCATGGCGGTGGTGTACGTGCTGGGCTGCGCCATCATCATGATCCTGAATGCTCCGTATGTCGGTCCTGCCATTTCCACCATCTTCGAATGCGCGTTTACGCCCAAGGCTGCCTTTGGTGGTGCCGTGGGTAGCGGCATCATGGTGGCTCTGCAGTATGGCTGCGCGCGCGGCCTGTTCAGCAACGAGGCCGGCCTGGGCACCGCTCCCATCGTGGCGGCTGCTGCCGCTACGCGCAATCCCGCGCGCCAGGCTCTGGTTGCCATGACGGGCGCGTTTTGGTCTACGGTTGTCATCTGCGCTATCACGGGCATCGTGCTTACGTCCACGCTGCTCGCGAACCCTGGAATCATCGATGGCGGCACCATTACGGAAGGTGCGGCCCTGGCAAGTGCCGCGTTCAGCAGCATTCCGTACGTGGGAACGCCCATTCTGGTGCTGGGCATGGTGAGCTTTGCGTATTCCACCATCTTGGGTTGGAGCTACTACGGCAATCGCTGCGTGGTGTACCTGTTTGGCCAGAAGGGCACGCGTCCCTACCAGGTTATCTACGTATTGGTTGGCATTGCTGGCGCCCTGGGCGTGGGCGATGTGGTTTGGACGATCAGCGACATCGGCAACGCGCTCATGGTCATTCCCAACATCATCATCGTGCTGGCCCTGTCGGGCGTCATCGCACGTGATACGAAGCATTATGTCTACGACGGCCACCTCGACGAGGCCGAAGACGTGGAAATCCGAGGCTTCGGTAGTTTGTGTGACAAGGGGCTAGCCTAGGCAGCAACGCTCTTCGCTCCCTTCACGCCCTTCTTCCTCGCCTTCACCGGGCGACCCGGGAGCTGGGGCTGGCAGTCGCCGCACCTGAGCATGAGCAGGGCCACGAGGTTGTCGGTGTTGCGGAAGCCGTAGCCCATCCTCACCGTCACCTTGATCTTGTTGTTGATGGCCTCTACGCGCCCGTTGCTGATGCCGAGCTCGACTGCGGCGATGATGTCGTCGCGCCGGCGGCGCACCTTCTTCTCCACGGCGACGACCTTGGCGATCTTGCAGTAGGCGGCCCTGTGCATCCAGTCGTCGAGCAGCTCGGCGGCCTCGGAGCCGTCGGCTGCCCGGAAGACGGCCCGCAGGTCCTCCTTGAGCTCCCAGGCCCTGACCAGCCGCGAGCCGGCCCTCTTCTTGAGCGCCTCGAGCCTCGCCCTCTGGCCGTCGGTGAGGTCCTCGGGGTTCTTCACGAGCGCGTAGCGGCTGCCCTTGATGGAGGCCGCCTCCTCCTCGAGCGCCCTGACCTCCTCGGGCGGCAGCTCGCCTTTGGCAGGCCTGCCGCGCTTGCCCTCGGGCCTGGGCCTGGCGGCCCTGGCGGCGGCCCTGGCGGCGTTCCACTCCTCGCAGCGCACGGCGTCGAGCGCGTCGTTCATCCACTGGACCACGTGGAAGGGGTCCATGACCCACCTCGCGTTGGGGCAGCGGCGCTTGACCAGCTGCCTTATCCACCTCGCGCCGTCGGCGGTCACCACCTCTATGGCGCGCCTCTGCTCGCGCGTGAGCTCGTCGAGGAACAGGTTGAGCACGTCCTTGCCGGTGCCCTCGTGCGCCCAGATGAGGCAGCCGCGGTCGTGGTCGACGACCACCGTGACGTACTTGTGGCCCTTCTTGTACGACGTCTCGTCGATGCCGATGCGGCGCACGCCGTCGAACCTCGAGGCGCCGCGCGCGGCCTCCAGCTCGGCGTAGACGCGCCTGCACACGCCGCCCACGCTGTGCCACTCGACGCGGGCGAGCTCGGAGACCGCCGAGGCGGTGCAGCGGACCGCCAGCCACGCCACCCAGTCCTCGAAGTCACGCGTGAAGCGCGCCCCGTGCCGCGCCCAGGGGACGGCCTCGGTGCGCACGCCGTGCTCCGGGCAGCGCACCCTGCAGGGCGCGTACTCCAGGTAGCAGGCCGAGCGCGCCAGGTCCATCGCCCTCCACAGCCTGGGGGCCCCGCGGTTCGCCATGTCGTAGAAGTCGCAGGCCCTGCCGCATACGGGGCAGCGGCGCTGCTCGCGCTTGTAGGGCCGGACGCTCACGACGATGCGCTCGGCCTCGATGCGCGCGCCCAGGACGACCGTGCGGGCCAGACCGAGGGCGAGAAGTAGTAGACTCTTCATGCGTCACACCTCTTCGGTTGTCTGAATTTGGCTTAGCAATCATAGGCGGATGACGCGGAAACGGCCCCTCCCGGGGCCGTTTCAGTTCCAGATCGTTGTTTTCGCCCGCTGAGCTGGGCCTATGCCGGAATCTCTCCCACAGAAACCACCGAAGAGCCGGAAATCCCCGTGGTGAGTGCGCGCTAGGGCGTACGGATGCCCGCGGGGCTCAAGTAAACGATACGAGGCGGCTCATGCGGGCCGCCTCGTTGCTTTTCTGGGAACTTACCTGGTCTTGTACGAATGCGCCAGGTCGATGAGCTCCTGCTTCTTATGGATGCCCAGCTTCGTGTACAGGCGCTTCATGTGCGTACGCACGGTGTTTTCCGAAATGTAGAGCTGCTCGGAGATGCTGGGCACCGTGTTGCCTTGGCATACGAGCTTGACCACCTCGGCCTCGCGATTCGACAGGCCGAAATCGCGTTGCAGCAGTTTGGCCTGCTTGTCGATTCGGTCGCGCCAGCCGTTGCTCGTGGTGCTCGGCTGCGAGAAATCGGAAAGGTCGCCCGCGGGCTCCACTTTCGCCTGCTCCATGGGAGGGGTGGCCTCTATTTCCTGCGCGGCATCCTGGTTGGCGGTCTGCGGTGCTGACAGGCGGGGTGCGCGTGGCGTGATGAGCTCGATATGGTCGTCGCTGAACATATCGGCCTGTTCCTTCTTGAAGTCGATGGTGCTCACGAAGAACATGAGCGCCAGCAGGTAGATGGTGACCACGGTGGTGAAGATGATGGGGTCCGTTCCGGAAAGGGCCATCTGGTCGCCCGCGCTGCCGATGAGGAAGCCCATATCGTGCATGGCGTACACGATGCCTCCAATGGACCCGAAGGCGTATACGGGGTGAATGCCCTGGTCGCGTGCAAACTGAGCCGTTTGCAGCATAACGAGTAGGGTGGCGATGGCGTAGAGCGCGTACGGGCCGGCCGCCAACCATCGCATGTAGCCCTCGGGGCAGAGCGGCACGATAACGAGTGCAGTGATGACCAGGGGGAACACCACGCGATAAAGACGCGTGATGCTGAGGTTCAGGCCACGCGCACGCCAGAAATACAGCAAGACGGACGCTGCGGCCAGCATGCCCAACATGGATAGGATGTTCACGAGCGAGCCGATGCTGGGGTTGTCGATGGCAAGCGCGCGCATGATGCCCGCGCAAAATGCCAGGGCGCCAATGGCCAGCGTGGCGCGCATGGTGCCGCGGATGAGGCGAGCGTACACGCGCCTGTTTTCGCGCGGGCTGTCCATGAACATAGGCTGCGCGAAGTCAATTTCCCTGTTCTTGAGCGTGAGGGCTAGGCCGAATAGCGGAAGGAACACTACGGGGATGAGGAATGCGGTAACGGCGCGCGGAATGAGGTAGAGGGCTGCGTAGATAATGGCAGCGTATACGGCGCCGGCAATCATCGCGCGCGTGCCCTGGTCGGGTTCGGTGCTGGCGAAGTAGCGCTGCCAGAGCAAGTAGAATTCCGCTGCGCCACCGCCCAGCAGCACGCCTGCGGCAATAAGCAGCGGCAGGGCGAAGTCGTATGCGTAGATGGATGCGATGAGGCAGATCCACCCGAGGCCGTACGACGTGGAGGCCCCCGACGTGGTAAGCATGAAGATGCGTTGCACGTGCGAAACGTATACCAGGCGCGCACAGATGAGGAACATCACGAAGAACGAAACGGATTGCGCAAAGTAGAACCAGAAGAGCAATTCATGCGTTTGGTTTTCCAGGGGCAGGAACGGGAACACGCCGCCCCATACGCTTGCCGCATTGATGGCTAGGAAGAGCGCGAAGCCGAGGATGGCAACCGATGGCCGCAGAGCCTGTTCGATGCTTTTTCGCATACCCCTCCTTTCCCCCGTAGATATTGTAACCGATGGTGTGTTGCGCACGCAGTATAGCGCGACCGCTTGGGCTATGGGTACATGGGTGACGCAATCTACCTGGGCAAACGGGAAATTACCACCTTTCATGTGACACGGCGTTCCGGCGAACGGCGTAGGGTGGATTCACCGTCGCGTGTGGGAAGGGTATCTGACGCGACGCAGCAGACAAGACGAAAGAGGAGGAGAAGCATGACGGAGCAATCCATGTCCAGGCGCTCGTTCGTGAAGACGTCGGGCGCTCTCGCGGGCCTGGCTGCAGCAGGCGGAACCGCCGTTGCCTCGCAGGAGCTTTTCAGCGCCGGCGAAGCACATGCGGCCGATGCTGACACCATTGCCTGGAGCCAGTGCAACGTGAACTGCGGTGGCAACTGCATTTTCCAGTGGCACGTGCGCGATGGCAAGGTCGCTTACATGGAGACGGACAACACGGGCGACGCCGACTTCCAGGCACGCGCCTGCCTGCGTGGCCGTTCCATGCGTCGTTGGCTGAACAACGCCGACCGCCTGATGTACCCCATGAAGCGCGTGGGCAAGCGTGGCGAGGGCAAGTTCGAGCGCATTAGCTGGGACGAGGCCATTCAGACCATTGCCGATCAGCTTGAGTACACCTACAAGACGTATGGCCCCAATTCCATTTACATTATGAATGGTACGGGCACGTACTTCAGCATGTCGAAGGTTGGCCATCGCCTGCTTTCTCTTGCTGGTGGCTACGTGAGCAAGCTGTACGACTACTCTACCCATCAGCTTTCCGCGGCGATGCCCTATATGTTTGGCTTCGACGAAGAACTGGGTAGCGTATTCAGCCCCTACGACAACGTGAATGCCAGCTCCTTCACGGAGGCCGAGCAGCATTCCGACCTGATCGTGATGTTCGGCAACAGCCCCGCCGACACCCGCATGGGTGGCGCTAACGCAACGTGGGATTTCGCTCGCGCTCGCGAAGGCGTGAAGAGCCGCGGCGGCAAGGTCGTGAACATCGACTACCGCATGAACGAGAGCGCTTCGGGCCATGCCGACGAATGGCTGCCCATCCGCACCGGCACCGACGCCGCCCTGTGCGCTGCCCTCATTCACGAGTTCATCAAGGACGGCAAGGCCGACCTGAACTTCCTGCATACCTACTGCGTGGGCTTCGATGAGGAGACCATGCCCGAAAGCGCCAAGGGCAAGAACAAGTCGTTCTACGCCTACATCATGGGCGAGGGCTACGACATGGTCGAGAAGACCCCCGAGTGGGCTGCTCCCATCACCCAGATTCCCGCTAGCCGCATCCGCGAGCTCGCCAAGGACCTGGAAAGCGCCAAGGCTCCCTTCGTGTGCCAGGGCTGGGGTCCGCAGCGTCATAGCAACGGCGAGGATACGTCGCGCATGATTTCCATGGTTCCCGTGGTTCTTGGCCAGATTGGCCTGCCCGGCACCAACACGGGTCAGCGCGAAGCCGAGCCTCCCGTATATCTGGTGGGCAACATTCCCTTCAAGAACCCCAACAAGACGCAGCTTCCCGTGTACCAGTACCTGAACGCGGTCGACCACGGCAAGAAGATGACTGCGCTGAACTCCGGTATCCTGGGTGCCGACGAACTGGGCACCGACCTCAAGTTCCTGTGGAACTTCGCCGGCAACTGCCTGACCAACCAGCATGGTGACGTGAACAAGACGCACGAAATCCTTGCTGACGAGAGCAAGTGCGAGTTCATTCTGGTGTGGGATACGGTTATGACCGACTCCGCCAAGTATGCTGACATCCTGCTGCCCGACATGATGCGCTCCGAAGTGCTGAACATGCAGACGCAGGGTTATTCCGAGTACTACACGGGCGTTACCGTGGGCGGTCCTGCTCAGGAAGCTCCGGGCGAGTGCCGCAACAGCTACGACGTGTGTGCCGATATCGCCGAGAAGCTTGGCTTCCGCGACGAGTACACCGAGGGCCGCAGCTACGAGGAATGGGTCGAGTACCTGTACAACAAGGGCCGCGACGCTGCTGCCGATCCCGTCGAGGGCTATGGCATCAACATGCCCACCTGGGATCAGATCCGCAAGGACGGCGTGTTCAAGATGGAATGCGAACCGGCCATTGGCCTGGAAGACTTCCGCAACGACCCCGTTGCCAACCCGCTGGGCACTCCTTCCGGAAAGATCGAGATTTACTCCGAGACGCTGGCTACGATCGCCGAGACCTGGGAGCTGGAAGAGGATGAAGAGATTCATGCCATCCCGATGTTCTGGGCGGGCCCCGAAGGCTACGGCAGCGTGACGAGCGAGTACCCGCTGTATTGCTCGGGCTTCCACTACAAGTCCCGCACGCATTCCAGCTTTGGCTTCATCGAAGAGCTGAAGCAGGCTTGCCGTCAGCAGATGTGGATCAACCCCATCGATGCGGAATCCCGTGGCATTGCCAATGGCGATATGTGCCTGGTGAGCAGCCCCGCTGGCAAGATGCAGATCGAGGCGAAGGTTACCGAGCGCATCATCCCTGGCACCATCGGCATCCCGCAGGGCGCCTGGCATGACGCCGACATGGACGGCGACAAGATCGACAAGGGCGGCTGCGTGAACACGCTGACCACCTACCGTCCCACGCCGCTTGCCAAGGGCAACGGTCCCGCTCATTCCATCATCGCCCAAGTGGCCAAGGCCTAAGGGAGGAGGACAAGATGACTCAATACGCGTTCTATCTGGACACGACGCGCTGCACTGGTTGCAAGACCTGCGAAATGGCGTGCAAGGATTACCGCGACCTGTCCAGCGAAGTCGCCTATCGTAAGGTGTACGACTACGAGGGTGGTAACTGGGAAGACGCTGGCGATGGCACCTACACCACCACCGCGTTCATGTACCACATCTCCATGAGCTGCAACCACTGCGACAACCCTGCTTGCACGCAGGTGTGCCCCACGGGCGCTATGCACAAGGATCCCGAAACGGGTCTTGTCTCCGTGGATGAGACCAAGTGCATCGGCTGCGGCTACTGCCATATGGCCTGCCCCTACAACGCTCCCAAGGTGGATCGTTCCGTTGGCCA
This genomic stretch from Denitrobacterium detoxificans harbors:
- a CDS encoding DMSO/selenate family reductase complex A subunit translates to MTEQSMSRRSFVKTSGALAGLAAAGGTAVASQELFSAGEAHAADADTIAWSQCNVNCGGNCIFQWHVRDGKVAYMETDNTGDADFQARACLRGRSMRRWLNNADRLMYPMKRVGKRGEGKFERISWDEAIQTIADQLEYTYKTYGPNSIYIMNGTGTYFSMSKVGHRLLSLAGGYVSKLYDYSTHQLSAAMPYMFGFDEELGSVFSPYDNVNASSFTEAEQHSDLIVMFGNSPADTRMGGANATWDFARAREGVKSRGGKVVNIDYRMNESASGHADEWLPIRTGTDAALCAALIHEFIKDGKADLNFLHTYCVGFDEETMPESAKGKNKSFYAYIMGEGYDMVEKTPEWAAPITQIPASRIRELAKDLESAKAPFVCQGWGPQRHSNGEDTSRMISMVPVVLGQIGLPGTNTGQREAEPPVYLVGNIPFKNPNKTQLPVYQYLNAVDHGKKMTALNSGILGADELGTDLKFLWNFAGNCLTNQHGDVNKTHEILADESKCEFILVWDTVMTDSAKYADILLPDMMRSEVLNMQTQGYSEYYTGVTVGGPAQEAPGECRNSYDVCADIAEKLGFRDEYTEGRSYEEWVEYLYNKGRDAAADPVEGYGINMPTWDQIRKDGVFKMECEPAIGLEDFRNDPVANPLGTPSGKIEIYSETLATIAETWELEEDEEIHAIPMFWAGPEGYGSVTSEYPLYCSGFHYKSRTHSSFGFIEELKQACRQQMWINPIDAESRGIANGDMCLVSSPAGKMQIEAKVTERIIPGTIGIPQGAWHDADMDGDKIDKGGCVNTLTTYRPTPLAKGNGPAHSIIAQVAKA
- a CDS encoding DMSO/selenate family reductase complex B subunit, with the protein product MTQYAFYLDTTRCTGCKTCEMACKDYRDLSSEVAYRKVYDYEGGNWEDAGDGTYTTTAFMYHISMSCNHCDNPACTQVCPTGAMHKDPETGLVSVDETKCIGCGYCHMACPYNAPKVDRSVGHSVKCDGCKDRVAEGKNPICVDACPLRALEFGTVEEMAKLGERGNIAPLPASSYTNPNLYIKPTDDARPAESGEGMVMNPLEVI